TAGATAGATTGTGGAGCCCGGCTACCATATAGCCTGATCCCAGTCGATGTACTTGATCCCCCAAAGTAACAGGTCCAGTGTACTGTCGATCGTCGTGCGTGAACTAGGAAACATGGTAAATTGCTGGTGACTAATGGTGCCTCCAATGGTGGTGTGGATGCATATGGTTGTGTGGATCCATATGGTTGTTTTTCCATATGGGGCAATGTTCTTTCCCGTACCATTGTGTACCGGCAACGCCCCAGTCGGACTTGATGTACGCGGCCGCCTTTTCGCCGATCATCATGGCCGGGGCTGCCGTGTTGCTGGACGTTACCTTGAAAAACAATTGCGTGATcgcgtttatatttttttttcttttaatttttatacgttagaATTAGAATTTAGATAAATCTTTTACGtgagatttttattataaaaattaatttgaatatcgAGGCTAAAAATGGCACTTGTGGCATCGTTGCGCGAAAGctagtaaatttgttaatcTCGCTTTGGACGATTTATAATTCCcattttatcagattttaaaataaatttttatattgcatatattgATGTATGTGTGTTaatgtgtattttaatattttatgtattctgattctttttaattgcttttcgcATTTAACCGCGCAcaagattataaaatagaatactATTTTGAATTCTAACACGAATTATAGATCGTCTAAAATGGGCTTTACGCAGCCGGAAATCTCCAATTGACTGAatgattaaaagattaaatgacGAACGCGTATCCAAACGCGATAATAGCGCGTTAATCTTGAAGGAGAATCTTTGCAACGAAAAAATTCGAAGGTCTCGCTATCCTCGCTAATGATCGTTCATTTTGGCGCGGAAAGCGCTCACTGCAGTaagaaacaaaaagagaagagggaggggAAAAAACGCATTAACACTCGCGATATTCCTGCGATACGAGAGATACCTACCTGTGGCATAATGGACGCGTCAGCCACGCGGAGATTCCTGATGCCGTATACCCTCAATCGATGGTCGACCACGGCCATGGGATCGTTATGCGGACCCATCTTGCAGGAGCCCGCCTGATGATTCTCCGGACCGGTGTCTTGGCGCACGGCGCAGGCCCAATATTCCTTGCTCAGATAGGGATACTGGGAGCACGCGGGCAACGGTCTGTGGTTCAGAGTCATATTGTACTTGGCCATGGCATTGGTATTGGCGAGCGACAACGCGATCTCGATACCTTCGACGAGGATCGTCACGTCCATAGGATCGCTCAGATAGTTGGCCCAGATGATCGGTGCCTCGAGGGGGTTGTTACTGGCGAGACGCAGCTTCCCTGTTCGATCAAGTTCGTTTATTGGCGACGGTTAATCGGTGACGGAACAATACGCTGACGCGCGATACATTGGCTGTCGAAATTCGCCAAAATTTCATGGACCACCGAGGTGCAACGCAAGAGCATTGGTTAATCAATTTGTAGAAATTTTCCCCGGTGATAATCACAGTCGCGGACGAGCTGTTCTATAATTCTCGCATTAAATTTACGGACAGAATTTGGGTGCCGGCGGCCGCCGGCGATCGATAATAAATTCATCGAAATTATCAtctaattagttaatttttgcGGACGGAAGATCGGTATTTCGGGCTAATTACGTTCGCTTACCCTTGCTACGCGGATGCGTCATCGTCGGCGACATGCTGATACTGCGACCGTTATTGTTCATGATCGCGCCCACTTCACCGGTGGTTGCGCAGGCCGCCTGATAACCACCGAAGAACAGCTGAATATCGGGATGGTCCGGAGTCGTGTAGATCGATGGTAGCATACCGGTCAATTGCGATAAACCAGTCGACGCCATCGGTCCTTTCTGGAAGGCGATATATTCCGCGGCAGACGCCCAGGTCAGGTCGTACAGATTCGGCTGATTGATGGTCCACGATAGAGTGTACGACACGTGATTATGCAGGTTCTCCCCGACACCTGGAGCAAAATGGTTcgaccgattaaaaaaaagagcaatTATCGACTTTGACGATAATTCCTGTCGAACGGTGATCCGATCGAGCGTCGactcgacgcgacgcgacgctcgTTTCCGTCAATTACGTTCAATAAGAATGAAAACTTTGCGCCTTTCGCAATTAACGGAGACGTTCACACCTATATCCGCGGAAATTAATCTCGGTCGTACTTCAAATAAGACACTCCGAAGAATCTAAGAACTAATTTGCTTCAATGCTTAATTAGTTCTCTTTCAATAGAGCGAAACTCTAGTTCGGCTCTTTTGTTGAGTTTATATCTGGGGACAGACTCGATACTCTTGTCGTAATGCGGAATTACGGATTGAATAATAAACTTTCGTGCGTCATCGGTAAATTACGGTAAATTCTGTCGGGGAAGATAATTATCTCTTCGCCGAGACGATACATCGTCGTATTCATAATGACTTACATGTACGATGAATGGATCGCTTACCTGGAAGATCCTTGACGACTGTGACGTTCATCGCCCGCAGATGTTCCTTCGGCCCGATTCCGGAGAGTAGCAACAGTTGAGGCGAATTTACGGCACCACCGGAGGCGATTACCTCCTTTGTGGCGCGGGCAACTCGAAGTTCACCATCCTGAAGATGCGTTCATTGAAACTCACATCACCAAACTCACCGACGCGCTTTAGAGCGCGAACTTGATTTTGTGTCTAAGTGCCAGTAACCGCTCCGACAAAAAGCAAAGTTCTCCGAGATGTTGCGCGATATGGTCGTTGTTATGTCTCTATCTACTTTCGACAACGTATATTTTACGAAATTTAACGCGTCGAGTTGTGAgcgattaaaaaaatcaaaaataaaaagaacggCAATTCAAGATCGGACTAACTTAAGCGTGATCTTTATGTCACGCTGTGATATCTAAAGATGTCAATGTTAAATGAACTAGGAACAAATTGATTATTGATTTGCATATGAAAAACTTGTACGTAAATGCAGCACAAcgtgagataaaaattatattctcttataaCACCCGTGAAAGTGACTTTATTATGCGATATCTGCGCATGAGCTATCAATTATTATGCAATCGTTACTTTGTACGTTGAAAACTTATAACTTTAGCGCGAGTGAGATAAAAAGAATCATCTTCTTAATGTCCATGTAAGTGACTCTATCATGTGATATCAGCTGTTACGCAATTATTGGTGTGCGCGAAAAACTTGAAACTTTAGCGGACGAGGAAAAAACTCGTGTTTCGTTATCTAATGAAAAGGACTTTGCATCGTGCGCGTAATTACTAATGCGTTGTATCTGAATACAGCTAAAACCATACAATATGATCCTCGACAAATTTCCATTCGTGCATAATACCGATTTTTCAAGCGTGACGTATTCGgcgtatattaataaaagttgcGGCGGAATTTTTCTGTGACTCTCGACTAGATAAAAACGACCTCTTGCTCGCGATATCGTGACAAATAGAATTTCCggtatctataaaaattataattgtcaaTCACGCGACTCAAATGTTCGTAAATAGGTTTATaggtaatattgctgcaattatAGTATATAATGATTTGGGAAGCTTATTATTAACTTGACAAATGACGTTTTAGACTTTCGTGGAAGATGATATAAATTGAAGTTTTATCTCAtatcttatctttttttacttatatcaaatatttaaagtagAATATCCGTAATTAGGTTAATAATCTTCAAATTAAgttattcactaaaaaaaaatattcaattgtgGAATGATCTTCTGTCAAATAAAGTTTCTAACATTTTTGTCACAACTATCGATATGCACGATTACGTCACATTttggaataattatttaatagaataattattataatttagaatataataattattaaattaaaaacttattcacaaatatattaacaaatcgTAAATGTACGAGaaaacgatgaaatagaaaacTTTTCCCGTGTCATCATTGGCGAGTTAGAAAAATAACGTATACTAACTTGATAGAATTGGACTCCAACGGCCTTGCTGTTTTCGATGAGAATCTTCGTGACCGTGGCGTTTAGGGAGACGTGCAAATTACGCCGATGCCGCACCGGTCGCAAGTACGCCGCGGCACTACTTACTCGGACACCGTTCTTACTTGTGGTTTGAGCCACACTAAATCCTGTAAATTGGTCGCCATTCAGGTCCTCGCTAATCGGATATCCTCTTTCGGCGGCCGCAGCGAGGATGTCATCCGCGATCGGAGGCTTCCACGGAAACCGTTCGACCGTTAACAGGCCACCGGTCGAATGATACTTCCGACCAACTCGGTGGATCTCCGTGTTGTTCTCGGAACACATGAAGTACGGCAGGACCTAAGACAAGATCAGTCGTCTCTTGCAAATGTATTCACGTGAATGTATGAAAACTTAAAAGCGATTGatttttagaaaacaaaaatacagaattgtctttttttagacatataaatagttttataaagCTGCGAGACTCGCAATACCACGGCTAGGAGACGTATTTTAATGATGTTACAACTTATACTTTACAGCGCTTTATAATTCAACAAGTTTGACAAGTTACGACTAAGATGATTGCGTTGAAACGGCAGTTCGTATCTTTTACATTCACCATCGTATCGACTTGAGATTATCTTGAAACTTAAAGAGGCGAATTGAATTGATTTAGATTGCGCTTTCGCTTTTCTCGGCTAAAATCAATTCGCGCTGAAATTTAGATTCTCCAAAATACTCGAAGTGGTCCGTCGAGAGAAATTCGTGAGATCTTACGTCGCGCCAACTCCATCCGGGATTACCCCTGGCCGCCCAATTGTCAAAATCTTTCGCGTGGCCTCGGTTATACATCATACCGTTGTGGACGGACGTCCCGCCTAGGTTTTTACCACGCGGCCAACTGCAGGTTCCGCCGGTTGACAGACAAGCGTTCATCTCGTTCGTGGTTTGATACTGCCAGTCAATGTCAGTTCCTATCGGCAAAATTGTCAGATCGTTTAACATGCGTAAAGCCCGCAACGGATCGTAACAGCACTCGCAATAATATAGATTTCAGATGAGCGCTACAACAATTTCCTCTCGAAGCGCTCGCTTTTTTAAATAGGAGCGATTATGATTACTCGCATTATGTCAGATCCGCGGATATCTGAGAGAGTCATACGTGCCGAATCATTTTACCACATCCCTACAGATTTTATATCAACTAATTTGACATCGATCCTcgcttaataaaattatcggTGAATTAAACGCGCGGCGCTCTGATTAAAATCAAGCCACGGAGATGCTAATAAGTGATAATGTATTAGctgttattgaattttaaacagacacgtgcaaaattttatttcatggcATAATTGATAATGAAcgttgaaaatgaaaaaaagatgaTTCTAACGCGAATATTCCACGGGGAGAGATCGAATCGAAATGAATCACGGGCGAAAAAACTCGCGCATTCTCATTTTGTATCCTCACGTTTCCGATATCCATATTTGCGTTGAACGATAAAGTGAGAATCAAAACTGATTCTAGATTGTGAGCGCCCTAAACACTCATTATCGCGGCGAGGTTTGAGCGCGGTATAGATAACACAGCAGCGGCGCGGCGCTGTGTATACGGGGATGGTCCAATTGAAACTTACCCAGAAACATTGCCACCATACTGGGAACCTCGGCACCCGGTGGTTCGTCCGGGCCGGCTTCTAGCAGCAAAACTTTCCATTCGTGTATGTCGCTCAGTCTAGACGCCACCACGGCACCGGCTGACCCTCCTAATTTCAAAACGACAAAAGTCATTAAAGTCCTATCGTTATTCAGCGCGAAGCGGCTATCGGTTCGAGAAAAATGCATCCGGTGGCGATGCGGAAGAAACAGGTTTCGAGTGAAACGCCACTCTATAATTGCGTTCGCCGGAAGAAAGGCATCTGCGTGACCCTAATTAACGTTTCCTCTTTCGCGATTAGATATGTCATCGGACGATAGATCGCGGTTGATTCAACGTTGACGGATCGTTCGCGCCGTCGGTATATCAACGTTCGCTTAATAACAGGCGCGAGGAAAGCCAGGAAGAGCTCCGTGCGTCCGACAAGAGTTGAAAAGTCATCAGCCGATGGTGATTACCGGTGCTGACGCAAGAACGTAATATAGATTCTCAGATTGTTATGTTAATCGACTATCGCCGGATGCACGTAATTTAGCGCCGCGACTGTTGTTATTACGATCCTATCAATTGTTACAAAAAGCTTTGTCTACGGCGCATTGGAAAGTTGGTAGTTAAGGCCTTGGCAATGGCTTGCCAAGAACCGTGTGATTGCAACTATGTGCACGTATGTGTATTTACGTGCGCCAACGATTCATGAAATCGCACTCGTCTCTTCGGCGATTTAAATACTTCTCCGTTTTTCCAAAATGGATTTTCCTAATTGCCTGCAAGTCACACTATACGATATACGATAAGCCGGATATTTTTGCACACacgaaaaatattatacgtGTCAATCTTGATATTTCATATTGATATAAAATCCGActgacgttttatttttaatttttaaattttgcgcaTTATATCCAGATATGGATATTATCGGGATTATCAAGCATCCTATTTTAAGTCctataatttgtttttagattCAGAATAAGACAATTAAACTTACAATGGGATGGTACAATTTTAAACGGAAtaagatttcgaaatttaattttagcaaATACTGATCTCACCttgattttacatattatataaaggaAGTGTAAGAAGGAAATGAAGGagatgtattattaattatattgtagtgaaataatttacatgattatatatataatattttagttttgaaaaattttaatttactcgtttttcctttttattaagattttctACAGAAACTCTGTCCTTTTttcgttattatattatattatctgaTAACTCTCGATATTACGTCAGTTTATTTGCATTCCCGTATTTTTAGCTAAAACGCTagaaaagttgtaaaatatgGTTTGACTATTTAAATAAAGCACCTTATCGCGATGCCTTCGCAACTCTGTACCGggcaaatgaattgttaattcAGGTTTTCACGAGTGTGCAATGGAAACGGACATTCCCATAAGCGGAGGCCCTCGCGTTTGCGTGGTCAGTCGAGATTTGCGAATGTCACCGCATTATCGGCGACGTTCGTTTGAAACGGTCACGCGACTGGCATAATTTGTACGCCCGTGGAGCGCAGGTACAATAATGCAGGAGCTTCAATAATGTTGCTTCATCATACatgaaaatgtattattttgttGCAGCGTACCGACAATAAACATAACGACGAGACGGGAGGGAGAGTCCgcgtttatttttcttctatttttaatatctgaTTAATTGGTCAGATTAACTCAACGGGACCGTGAGTATATATGCCTTTCATGCGACATATAAATACATTCCGCGAGTCTGTCGCTTACAACGGAATTGCGTTAATCGAATTCTACTTTCCCGCAGATATTACGGATTACAGCCAGCCGGGGATATTCTAATCAAGAAATTCAATTAGCATTTCCGCGTGTGTATCAAATCGCGTTACGGCGACTGCCACTTGCGTAATATGATTTGCCCGCCCTATTTTGTCGATCGCGCATAA
The Solenopsis invicta isolate M01_SB chromosome 16, UNIL_Sinv_3.0, whole genome shotgun sequence genome window above contains:
- the LOC105203623 gene encoding glucose dehydrogenase [FAD, quinone], with product MSFPVSVAPTCPISMGPSLAQVCSGSQFMTFMTILEMLVLSQERVSETCERVRPKNPPEYYYDFIVIGGGSAGAVVASRLSDIHEWKVLLLEAGPDEPPGAEVPSMVAMFLGTDIDWQYQTTNEMNACLSTGGTCSWPRGKNLGGTSVHNGMMYNRGHAKDFDNWAARGNPGWSWRDVLPYFMCSENNTEIHRVGRKYHSTGGLLTVERFPWKPPIADDILAAAAERGYPISEDLNGDQFTGFSVAQTTSKNGVRVSSAAAYLRPVRHRRNLHVSLNATVTKILIENSKAVGVQFYQDGELRVARATKEVIASGGAVNSPQLLLLSGIGPKEHLRAMNVTVVKDLPGVGENLHNHVSYTLSWTINQPNLYDLTWASAAEYIAFQKGPMASTGLSQLTGMLPSIYTTPDHPDIQLFFGGYQAACATTGEVGAIMNNNGRSISMSPTMTHPRSKGKLRLASNNPLEAPIIWANYLSDPMDVTILVEGIEIALSLANTNAMAKYNMTLNHRPLPACSQYPYLSKEYWACAVRQDTGPENHQAGSCKMGPHNDPMAVVDHRLRVYGIRNLRVADASIMPQVTSSNTAAPAMMIGEKAAAYIKSDWGVAGTQWYGKEHCPIWKNNHMDPHNHMHPHHHWRHH